cgcatgtgggCACTTAAGCCCACCTCGCGTAAAGTCACCTGAGCtcagcccgcgtgtgggcacttaagcccacctcgcatatgagagcccaaatgGCAAGTGTGAGCCTACTTTACATGTGTGAGCCCAAATCGCATGTCATGAGCCCAACCCGCATATGCTGGCCTAAGTCACATTAATCCATGATTTTAGCCCATACATGAGAGTCCAGATATTCAATGCACCCatggggacctgtttagggcccatgaccgAAAGCGAGCATAACAGTTTTCTTCTTGTATTGGCTAATTACCTTCATAACCTGAAACATATATAGTTCAAACAGCTATCAAGTACCAAACAAGTTCATGATCTAACCTGACAGGGGGTCTGGTCAGGAAGATCAGATTTGTGAAGAGATGCATTTGTGGGTTTGATATATCATACATACTTATTCGTAGTACATAAGAAATATTAGTTATGATATTTTCTCCCTCCTAGCAATTGATCGAAAAAAGTTAACATATCAAAAATACCCTTCTAGTTGTTGGGGCCTCGATGACACCACTCTAGTTGAGAGTAATGACTGTTCCGTTAGTCAAGAACGTTAACTTGATGGGAGAATTGACGTGGTAGAGATGGCTTGGACAACATGGATGTAACAGTAAAGTCTGTTGATGTGGCTAAATAGCAACGGTTATGTCATAGctgcttatatatatataaactaggGTTCTTAAAGTTGAATGAAGTCCCGTGGTTTTCTCCTCAATTCCTTAAATATAGTTTCTACTCATATGTCTAAGTATCAAAGTCCTATGGGTAGAAGTGAGGATAGTTATTCCTCTTTGCAGTCGGTGAAAAAGGAAGAACACAAAATGTGTTTTTGTGGGAGACGGGTTAGAACCTGTGTTTCATGGACTATAAAAATTCTTGGAAGGTGTTTCTATACTTGTGCCATACCAAAGGTaatattttggtaatttttgtgttattttattgttgtaaataatgttttaaattttttaattgtAGGACGGTGAAGGCTGCCATTTTTTTCAATGGTTTGAGGAAGATTTATGCCCTATATCAATGGAAGTGATAACTCACTTGAACCACCGGAGAATTTATTTGGAGGAGAAGTTAAAACTTGTTGAAGAAAACTTAGCGAAAAGTGTTGAAAAGGGAAGATTTTGAAGGAGGAAAGAAAGGTGTTGATTGATGTAAGAATTATGTTAGAAGATGAGAAGAAAAAGATGGAAAAAAAACTCAAGATTTGTGTGTTATTTGTTGTGATGGTGGTTGCATTTGTAATAAATATGAAGTAGTTGGTTTATGATGGCAGTAAAGATGCCTGTGTAATGGTAGTTAGGAGCAGTGAATGTAATGGTTTGAATAGATTATATGGTTGAATGCATTTGTAATGGTGGTTGCAATCAATGAAAATGTCATATAGACCATATTTTGCTATAATTTGGGATAAATTAGACAGTCATATTCGGTATGGTAATAATTGGAAAAAAATATGACATATACCAAATTGCATAATAGAAACCATTCATCATAAATAAGTCTTATAATAACAAGTTGCATCAGTCTTAATATATACCAAATACTAAATCAAAAGTTGCATCAGTCTTAACAATAACAAGTTCAAGAGAGACTTAATAGAATTGGCTTAAATACAACTTCCAAAAGCAATACTACTTAAAATCTATTCAATCCCCTAGGTTAATTGGATCTTCTGCAGTATTCTTGAAGCCACTGAACCTTTTTAACTCAGTGCTAATTCTGGAACCATAACTTTTAGGGGTTGCTACAGCTCTTGGCCTCTGCTCTGGTCTAGGAGGTGGTGTGTTTGCAGGTGGTGTAGCTCTAGGTGGTCTGAAAAGGCACCGAGCCAGGTATTGGCATGAAAACTGCCTTTGTACCTACAGGGCCTCTAAGCTCATCACTAAACCTCACATAGTCCTTTCCAATGTTAGACCACTCATCAGCATTTTGGCCTTTAACCAAATGTATTTTCTTCCTTGGAATTTTCTTAAAAAAGGCCAAGGGCTCATCATCTCCAAGCTCAACAATCTGTGCATCTTCTTGTGCTTCAACTTCTGTCACCAACTTCATCTTTTTTTGACTCTCTGTTCCTTCATATTTCTTGTCTCAGTTGCAGCATCTTTCTCTCTTGTCAATTCAGATGTGGCATATTTGTTCTTTGTTGGACACTTGGACATTCTATGCCCTGGATGTCTACAATTACTACAATGCATCACTCTTCTGTTGCTATACCTCTGTAGGATAATTCCTTGAGATGTTGTAGCCTGACTTCTGGTGCCACCTTCCCACTCTTCCCTCCTTATCATTTTCTTTGGTATTCCTCTGAGTTTCTAGGGAATGTCAGGAGGCAACATTGTTTCTTCTGAGTAAAAGTCCCAATATTCCTCACCTTTCATTGCTTCAAGGTAGTGCTTGTAGCTTTCAAGATATTTCTCCCTTTTATAGTAGTCAGACACATAATCATGTGATTGGTGCCTCCTTGAGTGAATAGCAGTTATGGCATGTTTGCATGGTATGCATGTTAGGTCATACATTCTACAATCACATGTGCCCCTCTCCAAATCAACTGTAACTGATCTTGTTCCacttttcacttgaaattttctATCTCCAACCCATGCTGCAGACCATTTTCTAGATTCAGTCACAAGAATAACTAAAGTCTTTTTTATTTTGGGACAAAGGATCAGATCACTATTCAGCATCTCATCTCTTCTTTTTCTTAATCTTGTCAATAGTTTGAAATGTATCTCTTGGAGCATGGTCAACAAGGGCATGAACCTGTTACATGACATAACAAATAATCAGTAAATAATATGAAATCATAGCGCATTACATATTATATAGTGTTACATACTTGTTTTACCTTTCATTGATGATCCATGAATTAAAGCTTTAAGACATATTATTATATGTGTTGTCAACAAGGGAGTATGTTTGAAAATGGGTTTTACACCACTGTTTAGGATCATGTTTTGACAAGAGAGCATGTGCAGCCTTTGAGTGTCTCTCAAGTTCCTTCATAGCCCTTAAATGAGCAACCTTGTGTGTTGACAATGCAATTCTTCAAAACAAATTCTTCAATATTCCAGTGTTGAACCTAGAAGCACAGTAGCAACCATTAGTATCATTCAATATACTAAAACATTTCAAAAAAATATCAAGTAGAGATAGAGAAttactttttcttgaaattggcACAAAAAATGCATTGTGCACAATCTGTGCTTAACATATGGAAGGAGCTCTTTCACAATCTGTGTTCATTTTTAATTGTTTCAGCCATCTTCTTACATGACCATTGAGGGTTCTTCCTGATCATATCCCCAAAAACTTCACACAAATATTTGAACTTTGCCATTTTGTTTGTTGTATGGCTTAGTGCACAAGTGTGTGTCAACCAGTGTTTTCACAGTTACATTCTCACTATCTTTGTCCCTACTACACCAAATGTCGAAGGGACAATTTGCCTCACAAGACACTTGGCATCTTCTACCATCATTAGTAATGAATTGGACCCCTCTTCTATCAAGCACACCATACCCCTGAACAATATCCCTGAACTTGGCCATGTTAACAAACGTATGTCCTACTTCAAACCTTGGTACCCCTTCAGTATTACCCTTTTTCTTCAACATTTTTCTTTTTTTGGGTTTAGGTGGACCAACATATCCAATTCTTGCATTCTCATCCTCACTTGAGGATGAGAGAGACCTCATAATTTGTGAATCATAAGCAGACTTTTCACTAGGGGACTTGTTTGGTATGTTCATAACATTATACATTTTATCTTTAAATTTCTTAGCATTTTGCCTAATGGTATGCaactcatcatcactgtcacataCATTATCAGGGCATACACTATCATCATCATCTGATTCCTCACTATCATTACCAAATCTATACTCAGGGTCATCGGGATCATCTGTATCATCACTATTATCCCCATTATCACTATTATCACTATTATCCCCAACTATTTATTCTTCCATCATTCTACTCACATTTTTCTCCTCAGGCACAATTTTAATTTTACATTATTTAGGGGTTTGCGGAACATCAATTAGGTCATCAAAGTTAAAATGATCTACATATAAATTAATCCTACCATACGGCTTAGACAAATCAACTAAATCCCTCACAGACCCATCATCATATATTACCCTGGTACCTTTAGTAAAACTAAACCCATCAAACTTAAAATAAACAAGAGCATTCACATCATAATCATATTTTTTGGAAAAATCTTCTAGGTCACAAAAGGACATCAAATCACTATCAAATTCTGTAATAACCTCGGTTTTACCCCCAACATAAGTAATAGTAGGAGGAGGGGTAAAATTACCATGGTGGTGAAGATACAGAGTAGTAGACATGCTGaaaaacacaaaataacatataaatgtatatatgtgCACATATCAACGTACTTATAGATAGATACAAGTCAATACATCTAGGGTTTGTCAATTAAAAAAATCGAACATACCTTCGATTACAGTAATAGATCTTCAAATGATGGTATTCGCACTCCCTCCCTACAATGTTCTTCCAATTCGCCCCTCAATTGCACTCTCTCAGTCGATTTCTTCACTTAGGGTTTTTCCCCCAATTTTCCAATCACACTCTTCTCTCTCAGATTTGTTTTTAATTGATTATGACTATTTATATTTCTTCTTTTTTGTTATAAACGTAGCTTTGCTTATTTAGAAGCCACGTAACTTAACATATGTTGCCATGTAGGTGCCATCTGAATTTGCCGTTAAGTAAGTAACGTCTCCCGTCAAGTCAACATCCTTGACTAACGGGGCAGTCATTACTCTCAACTAGAGTGGTGTCATTGAGGCCCCGATAACTAGAAGGGTATTTTTGATATGTGACCCTCACTTCAGTGACTACTTTGAGATTTAAACCAAAGTTAAAATATCTCACTAATGTTCTAGCTAATTCTTCCTATTGGTCCCTGCTTATCCGATCATCTCCAATACCCGCTTACCATTTTTTAGAAGAAAAATTTACATAGTGTATAATGTATACAGGATAGAACATACGACCTATACCGTAACACTATATCTTACAAAAGCAAATTCAAGAAAACATAACTTAAACAAAAGTTCTTGTTTATGAGTTCAAATTCCAAATCATTCTTTATCAAATTTTACAACCCTAACTTACTTGGACATTTTTAGAGAGAAAATACATGTATATAGGGGCGGAACCAAGAAAGGCTAACCAAGGCAGAAACCTAGCTGTAATATcacgtaatttttagaattagattattaatagaataatagaaaaaaagtattaaaattatataagaactaggatttaaaatttggttagactaatgggcctaaaatttggatcagattctaatatagataacttgtaggttaagatataagGTTATGTAacgttataaatacaccatattcatattcctcatttttatcattaaaattcgtagggcttttTTCTCATAAAAATCAGCAGTtttgtaaaattcatataaaattcatcgtaagtcggaattcgttgattctggacttttcgaaaaggtcttttcgttctttACAACTTTTGTGTTTTgtatttttcaagaaaacattGTTTATATGGTAAAAAAAGCTATATTCAGATATGGTCAgactttgaggtaagtactttttgacttacttttattttcggaaaaatttgatactctgattttcgaatttcgtataagatataaaaattatgtttagaactgtataagaaataagataaGAGAATCTTTTTAAACCCGGTCCCTACATTTTCAAActcgttcgtaatttacgctatagttctaAAACTAGTCTTAGATACCCTtattaggcgcacaagtgtgccactttagatacctattaagggcgcataattattgaactttagatgccgaccactgacAAAGTGTggtaaataaaaataaaaataagatgCTGGCTACTGaaaaagtgtggccgtagattaagactgtggtatttataagaattatcgtttcatTCTATTTTACTCTGTTATAAATTTTgctctgttttaaattctgaaatttGAAATAAAAAACTTTGGGTTGAATATATTTTAGACATGTTTAACAAAAATATTTCATTAAAACACCCATTAATTTTTGGTTAAATAGTTACACAATTTGTACTTCCTGAGCTTTGTAGCTTACCCcttttaatattttagggtttTGTGTAAGATTGAAGTGAGATAGCATTGAAGTTCGAGGACTTAGatttggagtagattgacttttggacttccgttagctgcgcttttgtactaatcaaccatgtagttGAATTATGGATTAGTAAATTGGATTTTGTATTAGTTTCAATTTggatttaatagtccggaagtcTGGGCTGTTACAATatatgttcatcctttgagagagtattgtaaACAGTTTTTATAAAACAATAAGAAAAATTGTTGATTTAATTGTGTCTGTTACTTCGATTTGTTTGCATAAAATGTATTCACCCCCCTTATACAGTTGTACtaaggacctaacaattggtatcaaagcttgTTGTTGACACACAAGTAGTTTAAGATCCAAAGAAAAATCATTGATGGCAGACAAAGAAGGACAACAGGTTCCCCCacctccaccaccaccaccaccagcCACAAATCCAATTATCCCCAACATGAGTAGATATGAGGCCATCAAGGTTCCAATTATGAAGATACgtgaatatccaatctggaaagtgaagatggctatgtgtTTGGAAGCAACAGATCCTAAATATCTGAACAGGAattatgatggtcctcataggcCAATAAAACTAGTTGTTGTTGTTCTAGGCCAAAAATAAAAGATGATTGATAAAGATAAGAAGGTCTATTCTCCTGAGGATCcttcatctattatgaaggatgcaaaagtaagacatatTTTGCATAGCATTCTTGacagtgttatgtccaatagagtcattggatgcaAAATTACcaaagaaatttgggatactTTGGAGGTCAAGTGTCAAGGTACTACTGCTATAAAAAAGAACAGGAGAACAATACTAACTCAGGCttatgagcactttgattcaaagTTTGATGAGTCCTTGACTAAAATCTATGATAGGTTTCAAAAGATGATGAATTATTTGTCACTAATTGACAAAGAATATGATCTAGAAGATTCTAACTTGAAGTTTCTTCCTGCAACCCTGGAAAGCGGGACTTGAAAGTCACATtaataagggataattatgatCTTGATGATACATCTCTAGATGATATCTATGATATGCTAAAGactcatgaactggagatggagcaaAAAAGCAAGAGAAAATGACCAAAAGTAAGACAGGTTGCACTTAAGGTTGAAGAAGAACCAAGGGAGAAAGCCAGGAGAAAAAAGCCACTCCAAAGGCAATGTTAtgattgtaaagtctgatactaagTCATCAAACTCTGATAATAACTTAAACTCTGAAAGTGAATCAGATGGTGAAAGTGATTATGATAACAATGAAGATATTGAGCAAATGGCTGCTCTTTTGgttaaaagattcaagaaaatgGCTTATAAGAACTTCAAGAACAAGAACatgaagttttccagaaaaggatccagttcctcaaactctaataGAAGGAACTACAGGAGAAACTCTGATGAAAATGAGTCAAAATCTGGAAGCTTTGACAAGTCAAAAATCAAATGTTATAACGGTGATGGAGTTGGACACTTTACAGCTGACTGCAGAAAGCCAAAAGAAtagaagaaacaagccttgatcagcACTAAGAAGAACTGGGATGATACATCGGAAGCAGATGATGGTGTAAACTATGCTCTGATGGCAAATGCCGATATTGAGGCTAACActgttgaattaaaggtacctcaaaccacaCTTTCTTTTAATGCTGATGATATTAGTGAACTAAGGTtatttcttaaatctctgcatgttagttatagggaatAAACTCTTGAAAATTCTGGGATTAAAACTGAAAACCTTGAtcttaataaaataaatgatcaCCTAGAAACTGAGTTGATTTTCATGTTGGAAACTCAAAAGAAAAGAGATGATGTTTGTATGTTAAAGAAAAACtattagaaaaacatgcttatctataAAAGGA
The sequence above is drawn from the Apium graveolens cultivar Ventura chromosome 2, ASM990537v1, whole genome shotgun sequence genome and encodes:
- the LOC141687071 gene encoding uncharacterized protein LOC141687071, translated to MIDKDKKVYSPEDPSSIMKDAKVRHILHSILDSVMSNRVIGCKITKEIWDTLEVKCQGTTAIKKNRRTILTQAYEHFDSKFDESLTKIYDRFQKMMNYLSLIDKEYDLEDSNLKFLPATLESGT